A part of Chitinimonas koreensis genomic DNA contains:
- a CDS encoding class I SAM-dependent methyltransferase, with protein MPTPDPYRHPVDQCPLCLADAAQSQLVVDAPCRRHPLWREGLPDTLHWRQCTACGHVHTAYTWSEAALGRIFSQAHGNQVADGVPTAETYSDQDRKKWAPVVETAIRLLGGFDVLWRGEQLWLDVGCGNGALVSTAQEYGFSALGLDIRAETANRLRELGYRAQQADFLGSDFVGQAQVISMADVLEHLPSPIAALRRARALLGEGGVLFISCPNMDAYSWRIMDRHGVNPYWWEIEHYHNFTRASLSGLLRREGFEVLAYQANDRWRCGMDLFARAAS; from the coding sequence ATGCCCACCCCCGACCCCTACCGCCACCCCGTCGACCAATGCCCGCTCTGCCTCGCCGACGCGGCGCAGAGCCAGCTCGTGGTGGATGCGCCCTGCCGCCGCCATCCGCTCTGGCGCGAGGGACTGCCCGATACGCTGCACTGGCGCCAGTGCACCGCCTGCGGCCATGTCCACACCGCCTACACCTGGAGCGAGGCCGCGCTCGGCCGGATCTTCTCGCAGGCCCACGGCAACCAGGTCGCCGACGGCGTGCCGACCGCCGAGACCTACTCCGACCAGGACCGCAAGAAGTGGGCACCGGTGGTCGAGACCGCGATCCGCCTGCTCGGCGGCTTCGACGTGCTGTGGCGCGGCGAGCAGCTGTGGCTCGACGTCGGCTGCGGCAACGGCGCGCTGGTGTCGACCGCGCAGGAATACGGCTTCTCCGCGCTCGGCCTCGACATCCGCGCCGAGACCGCCAACCGGCTGCGCGAGCTCGGCTACCGCGCCCAGCAGGCCGATTTCCTCGGCAGCGATTTCGTCGGCCAGGCCCAGGTGATCTCGATGGCCGACGTGCTCGAACACCTGCCCAGCCCGATCGCCGCGCTGCGGCGCGCGCGTGCGCTGCTGGGGGAGGGCGGGGTACTCTTCATCTCCTGCCCCAATATGGACGCCTACTCCTGGCGCATCATGGATCGCCACGGCGTGAACCCCTACTGGTGGGAGATCGAGCACTACCACAACTTCACCCGCGCCTCGCTCAGCGGCCTGCTGCGCCGCGAAGGCTTCGAGGTGCTGGCCTACCAGGCCAACGACCGCTGGCGCTGCGGCATGGACCTGTTCGCCCGCGCCGCGTCCTGA
- a CDS encoding antibiotic biosynthesis monooxygenase family protein: MTTVPRRSAPADAATRRDAVAPATGARCPPDPPEAQQGHAAMTSTGPGFAVLYRWRLHAGMEQAFVDAWSRVSADLLAAGSLGSRLHRGPDGLWYSYAQWPSPQARSQAFERAPIDPEASRRMREAIAESLPEIVLESVADFMVLPASTGCRAAAGKVTFGA; this comes from the coding sequence GTGACGACCGTCCCCAGGCGGTCCGCGCCCGCCGATGCCGCGACGCGGCGGGATGCCGTCGCGCCGGCCACGGGCGCTCGCTGCCCGCCCGATCCACCCGAAGCACAGCAAGGACATGCAGCCATGACATCGACCGGCCCCGGCTTCGCCGTGCTGTACCGCTGGCGGCTGCATGCGGGAATGGAGCAGGCCTTCGTCGACGCCTGGTCGCGGGTCTCGGCCGATCTGCTGGCCGCCGGCTCGCTCGGCTCGCGCCTGCATCGCGGCCCCGACGGCCTGTGGTACAGCTATGCGCAATGGCCGAGCCCACAGGCGCGGTCGCAGGCCTTCGAGCGCGCGCCGATCGACCCCGAGGCGAGCCGCCGGATGCGCGAGGCCATCGCGGAAAGCCTGCCCGAGATCGTGCTGGAGTCGGTCGCCGATTTCATGGTGCTGCCGGCGAGCACCGGTTGCAGGGCGGCGGCGGGCAAGGTTACGTTCGGTGCCTAG
- a CDS encoding glycosyltransferase family protein has product MTLEVDLAPPGPITTSDTLAAQQRRPLRLAVVYDRLHRADTTGSHLDAALRAVGVDVVHYPPMAMGEAGLYFRGYGELPRDVDACLSIDDDLGYPTPELDCPSLYWCIDVHRMDRLLGSPMTRWDKLRGFDLALSAQRDRALELGIPWLPLAASPGLIRPLEGVEKRYDWCFVGNINTPARAAALEFLRARLPNCFVGQAWGEEMNRVYNQSHFILNVSHANDVNMRYFEAQASGTPLVTNRVGNGEDELFDHLLLYDDHAGLAALADDLLNYPQNAERIGRAQRGQLLERHSYEARARTVLQLLKDRFGVAA; this is encoded by the coding sequence ATGACGCTCGAAGTCGACCTCGCCCCGCCTGGCCCTATCACCACATCCGACACCCTCGCCGCCCAGCAGCGCCGCCCCCTGCGCCTGGCCGTCGTCTACGACCGCCTGCACCGCGCCGACACCACCGGCAGCCATCTCGACGCCGCCCTGCGCGCGGTCGGCGTCGACGTCGTGCACTACCCGCCGATGGCCATGGGCGAGGCCGGCCTGTATTTCCGCGGCTACGGCGAACTGCCGCGCGACGTCGACGCCTGCCTGTCGATCGACGACGACCTCGGTTACCCGACGCCCGAGCTCGATTGCCCGAGCCTCTACTGGTGCATCGACGTCCATCGCATGGACCGCCTGCTCGGTTCGCCGATGACGCGCTGGGACAAGCTGCGCGGCTTCGACCTGGCGCTGTCGGCCCAGCGCGACCGCGCGCTCGAACTCGGCATCCCCTGGCTGCCGCTGGCCGCCAGCCCCGGCCTGATCCGGCCGCTCGAAGGCGTCGAAAAGCGCTACGACTGGTGCTTCGTCGGCAACATCAACACCCCGGCGCGCGCCGCAGCGCTGGAATTCCTGCGGGCGCGGCTGCCCAACTGCTTCGTCGGCCAGGCCTGGGGCGAGGAGATGAACCGGGTCTACAACCAGTCGCACTTCATCCTCAACGTCAGCCACGCCAACGACGTCAACATGCGCTACTTCGAGGCCCAGGCCAGCGGCACGCCGCTGGTCACCAACCGGGTCGGCAACGGCGAGGACGAACTGTTCGACCACCTCTTGCTGTACGACGACCATGCCGGGCTTGCCGCCCTGGCGGACGATTTGCTTAACTACCCGCAAAACGCCGAACGCATCGGCCGCGCCCAGCGCGGCCAGCTGCTGGAACGGCATAGCTACGAGGCGAGAGCGAGAACCGTGCTGCAACTGCTGAAAGACCGCTTCGGAGTGGCTGCCTGA
- a CDS encoding cupin domain-containing protein, with translation MKPLMNLDEVEFDDVEENGYYTSSRGQISDHIGARQLGYNLTVLPPGKAQCPFHSHHGEEEMFLILEGEGELRFGDRRYPIRRHDVIACPTGGAEVAHQIINTGTTTMRYLALSTVAELEACEYPDSQKVLIAAGKRSERGLRKLFRAENTVDYYDRERTDEQQ, from the coding sequence ATGAAACCCCTGATGAACCTCGACGAAGTCGAGTTCGACGACGTCGAAGAGAACGGTTACTACACCTCGAGCCGCGGCCAGATCAGCGATCACATCGGCGCGCGCCAGCTCGGCTACAACCTGACCGTGCTGCCGCCGGGCAAGGCCCAGTGCCCCTTCCACAGCCATCACGGCGAGGAGGAGATGTTCCTCATCCTGGAGGGCGAAGGCGAGCTGCGCTTCGGCGACCGGCGCTACCCGATCCGCCGGCACGACGTGATCGCCTGCCCGACCGGCGGCGCCGAGGTCGCGCACCAGATCATCAATACCGGCACCACGACCATGCGCTACCTGGCCTTGTCGACGGTCGCCGAGCTCGAAGCCTGCGAATACCCCGATTCGCAGAAGGTGCTGATCGCCGCCGGCAAGCGCAGCGAACGCGGCCTGCGCAAGCTGTTCCGCGCCGAGAACACGGTCGACTACTACGACCGCGAGCGCACCGACGAGCAACAGTGA
- a CDS encoding DUF6265 family protein gives MPRARALPVLAAALLALAGPARAADMQASSLAWLAGCWAAEHGEAGSGEHWLPPAGGTLLGVSRTVRNGQTVAHEFMQIRSDAEGRLVYIALPSGQREATFTATLLDAQQVAFENPAHDFPQRIVYRLQQPDRLLARIEGTRKGIARAVDFPLRRVPCEPVAER, from the coding sequence ATGCCCAGGGCGCGCGCCCTGCCCGTCCTGGCCGCCGCGCTGCTGGCGCTGGCCGGGCCGGCCCGCGCGGCGGACATGCAGGCGTCGTCGCTGGCCTGGCTGGCCGGCTGCTGGGCCGCCGAGCACGGCGAAGCCGGCTCCGGCGAGCACTGGCTGCCGCCGGCCGGCGGCACCTTGCTCGGCGTCAGCCGGACGGTGCGCAACGGCCAGACCGTGGCGCACGAGTTCATGCAGATCCGCAGCGATGCCGAGGGCCGGCTGGTCTATATCGCGCTGCCGTCGGGCCAGCGCGAAGCGACCTTCACGGCGACCCTTCTCGATGCGCAGCAGGTGGCGTTCGAGAATCCGGCGCACGACTTCCCGCAGCGCATCGTCTACCGCCTGCAGCAGCCGGACCGCCTGCTCGCGCGCATCGAAGGCACGCGCAAGGGCATCGCCCGCGCGGTCGACTTCCCGCTGCGGCGCGTACCATGCGAGCCCGTGGCGGAGCGCTGA
- a CDS encoding glycosyltransferase family protein, producing MNATETRLDGYEGVYFYFHERALTPFAHCAEALASGLARLGVPVYSNLVVPALFQTRSVHERGPWLYVFVLTNEQCGPDYLRLVEQFDGPRLILSMSDANNTIFPPAGVPALMTHESRWLQMAGRRIPWAFGLSPQVEALTAEVPPFEAREAVILRNFRPSLRQGVRNALDLALLPHLKARYRVDETLSSDNAPAVKHHHHHDYFERLKHSFGCLAYGGEFFSNLLKHKEFRDPRHEAIFSHYTFVHDPVILRWDSWRLWESLAAGCLTFMLDVEQYGFALPVAPQPWRHYVPVDFARPAECVERLADEPALAAAIAAAGREWVRAEYGCEAVARRFLGVVAELRGVGELASA from the coding sequence TTGAACGCGACCGAAACCCGGCTGGACGGCTACGAAGGCGTCTATTTCTACTTCCACGAGCGCGCGCTCACGCCGTTCGCCCATTGCGCCGAGGCGCTGGCCAGCGGCCTGGCCCGGCTCGGCGTGCCGGTCTACAGCAACCTGGTGGTGCCGGCGCTGTTCCAGACCCGCAGCGTGCACGAGCGCGGCCCGTGGCTCTACGTGTTCGTGCTGACCAATGAGCAGTGCGGGCCCGACTACCTGCGGCTGGTCGAGCAGTTCGACGGGCCGCGGCTGATCCTCAGCATGTCGGACGCCAACAACACCATCTTCCCGCCGGCCGGCGTGCCGGCGCTGATGACCCACGAGAGCCGCTGGCTGCAGATGGCCGGCCGCCGCATCCCCTGGGCCTTCGGCCTGTCGCCCCAGGTCGAGGCGCTGACCGCCGAGGTGCCGCCGTTCGAGGCGCGCGAGGCGGTGATCCTGCGCAACTTCCGTCCCTCGCTGCGCCAGGGCGTGCGCAACGCGCTCGACCTCGCGCTGCTGCCGCACCTCAAGGCGCGCTACCGGGTCGACGAGACGCTGTCGAGCGACAACGCGCCGGCGGTCAAGCATCACCATCACCACGACTATTTCGAACGGCTCAAGCACTCGTTCGGCTGCCTGGCCTACGGCGGCGAATTCTTCTCCAACCTGTTGAAACACAAGGAATTCCGCGACCCGCGCCACGAGGCGATCTTTTCGCACTACACCTTCGTGCACGACCCGGTGATCCTGCGCTGGGACAGCTGGCGGCTGTGGGAATCGCTGGCGGCCGGCTGCCTCACCTTCATGCTCGACGTCGAGCAATACGGCTTCGCCCTGCCGGTGGCGCCGCAGCCGTGGCGCCACTACGTGCCGGTCGATTTCGCCCGGCCGGCCGAATGCGTCGAGCGGCTGGCGGACGAGCCGGCGCTGGCGGCCGCCATCGCGGCGGCGGGACGCGAGTGGGTGAGGGCGGAATACGGCTGCGAGGCGGTGGCGCGGCGCTTTCTGGGCGTGGTGGCGGAATTGCGGGGCGTGGGCGAACTGGCGTCGGCGTAG
- a CDS encoding GFA family protein: protein MHQGSCHCGAVRLTLPSTPEVATSCNCSLCRRLGGPWVYYEFGTVHIEGHPEATEEYIQGDRTLRTVRCRTCGCVTHWEPLSPAPGAKHGVHLGNFDPALIASVRVRRFDGADTWTFLDE, encoded by the coding sequence ATGCACCAAGGTTCCTGCCACTGCGGCGCGGTCCGGCTCACCCTGCCGTCGACGCCGGAAGTGGCCACCTCCTGCAACTGCTCGCTGTGCCGCCGCCTCGGCGGCCCCTGGGTCTATTACGAGTTCGGCACGGTCCACATCGAAGGGCATCCGGAAGCCACCGAGGAATACATCCAGGGCGACCGGACGCTGCGCACCGTCCGCTGCCGCACCTGCGGCTGCGTGACGCACTGGGAGCCGCTGTCGCCGGCCCCGGGCGCCAAGCACGGCGTCCACCTCGGCAATTTCGATCCCGCGCTGATCGCTTCGGTCCGGGTTCGCCGCTTCGATGGAGCCGATACATGGACATTCCTCGACGAGTAG
- a CDS encoding class I SAM-dependent methyltransferase, which produces MLQVMSRGPFQIVLLAPPGYAHVAAFREIAETLHHGLRRLGEDAPIVLNRIDPGRRPIVLGANLLPYLPQAPWLPPETIVYNLEQLIDGSHLVNDALLAALRRHEVWDYSERNIAWLAQRGIAARRLPIAYAPELSRIAPADEQDKDIDVLFYGSLNPRREAVLNALRAAGATVAALFGVYGAERDALIARSRLVLNVHRNDARVFELVRVSYLLANGCAVVAEGDAETELAADLREGLALAPYDGLVERCLALLRDEAGRAALGRRGFAAMRRRDAAALLKPLLAAPAGSPPAPVWHSLSHSDPAVTPYHQIARQQLVDLIDRPPRLMLDVGCGAGASSALVKSRFPAARAWGIEPHRGAAAQAAGRLDRVFTGLLEEVDFARAGLAPGAIDTVLLADVLEHMVDPWDALRRLRPWLAADARLLVSLPNARNLGLLNRMAEGRFQYEAMGILDVTHLRFFALADARRMVEETGYKVRSVHHALDPSLAEAYGRCNGRAPLDIGFGRLTVRANDNGEINEFFSLQHYLVLEPA; this is translated from the coding sequence GTGCTCCAAGTCATGAGCCGCGGCCCGTTCCAGATCGTGCTGCTGGCGCCGCCGGGCTATGCCCACGTGGCGGCCTTCCGCGAGATCGCCGAGACGCTGCACCACGGCCTGCGCCGGCTCGGCGAGGACGCGCCGATCGTGCTCAACCGCATCGATCCGGGCCGTCGGCCGATCGTGCTCGGCGCCAACCTGCTGCCCTACCTGCCGCAGGCGCCCTGGCTGCCGCCCGAGACCATCGTCTACAACCTCGAACAGCTGATCGACGGCTCCCACCTGGTCAACGACGCGCTGCTGGCCGCGCTGCGCCGCCACGAGGTGTGGGACTACAGCGAGCGCAACATCGCCTGGCTGGCCCAGCGCGGCATCGCGGCGCGCCGGCTGCCGATCGCCTACGCCCCCGAGCTGAGCCGCATCGCCCCGGCCGACGAGCAGGACAAGGACATCGACGTCCTGTTCTACGGCTCGCTCAACCCGCGCCGCGAGGCGGTGCTGAACGCGCTGCGGGCGGCCGGCGCCACGGTGGCGGCGCTGTTCGGCGTCTACGGCGCCGAGCGCGACGCGCTGATCGCGCGCTCCAGGCTGGTGCTCAACGTCCACCGCAACGACGCGCGGGTGTTCGAGCTGGTGCGGGTCAGCTACCTGCTGGCCAACGGCTGCGCGGTGGTGGCCGAGGGCGATGCCGAGACCGAGCTGGCGGCCGACCTGCGCGAAGGCCTGGCGCTGGCGCCCTACGACGGCCTGGTCGAGCGCTGCCTGGCGCTGCTGCGCGACGAGGCCGGCCGCGCCGCGCTGGGCCGGCGCGGCTTCGCCGCCATGCGCCGGCGCGATGCGGCCGCCTTGCTCAAGCCGCTGCTGGCCGCGCCGGCCGGCAGCCCGCCGGCGCCGGTGTGGCACAGCCTGTCGCACTCCGACCCGGCCGTGACGCCCTACCACCAGATCGCCCGCCAGCAACTGGTCGACCTGATCGACCGGCCGCCGCGGCTGATGCTCGACGTCGGCTGCGGCGCCGGCGCCAGCTCGGCGCTGGTCAAGTCGCGCTTCCCCGCGGCGCGCGCCTGGGGCATCGAGCCGCACCGCGGCGCGGCGGCGCAGGCGGCCGGCCGGCTCGACCGGGTGTTCACCGGCCTGCTGGAAGAGGTCGACTTCGCCCGCGCCGGCCTGGCGCCCGGCGCCATCGATACCGTGCTGCTGGCCGACGTGCTCGAACACATGGTCGACCCGTGGGACGCGCTGCGGCGGCTGCGGCCCTGGCTGGCGGCGGATGCGCGGCTCTTGGTCAGCCTGCCCAACGCGCGCAACCTCGGCCTGCTCAACCGCATGGCCGAGGGCCGCTTCCAGTACGAGGCGATGGGCATCCTCGACGTCACCCACCTGCGCTTCTTCGCGCTGGCCGATGCGCGCCGCATGGTCGAGGAGACCGGCTACAAGGTGCGCAGCGTGCATCATGCGCTCGACCCGAGCCTGGCCGAGGCCTATGGCCGCTGCAATGGCCGCGCACCGCTCGACATCGGCTTCGGCCGGCTCACGGTGCGCGCCAACGACAACGGCGAGATCAACGAATTCTTCAGCCTGCAGCACTACCTGGTGCTGGAGCCTGCTTAG
- a CDS encoding class I SAM-dependent methyltransferase, which translates to MNHALFLERFQQRFSPAVASQPSPALEDPELRRLFDPCPEVQGMSSPKKLRLLNLAYGLLPPGEAWLEIGTFHGKSLIATLAGQPARPCYACDDFSQFGDHGNTLATLRANLAAHQLADRVNFFHGDFRRCLTEQHVYHPVGGYFFDGPHDYASQYDALRLVEPLLADEALVIVDDWRRADDSGSEAKAASEDWMARSTRRWRTLMELPARYNGDQAMWWNGLGVLWCSKS; encoded by the coding sequence ATGAACCACGCCCTGTTCCTCGAACGCTTCCAGCAACGCTTCAGTCCCGCCGTCGCCAGCCAGCCCAGCCCGGCGCTCGAAGACCCGGAACTGCGCCGGCTGTTCGACCCCTGCCCCGAGGTCCAGGGCATGAGCTCGCCCAAGAAACTGCGGCTGCTCAACCTTGCATATGGCCTCTTGCCGCCGGGCGAGGCCTGGCTCGAGATCGGCACCTTCCACGGCAAGTCGCTGATCGCCACCCTGGCCGGCCAGCCGGCGCGGCCGTGCTACGCCTGCGACGACTTCTCGCAGTTCGGCGACCACGGCAACACGCTGGCCACGCTGCGCGCCAACCTGGCGGCGCACCAGCTGGCCGACCGGGTCAATTTCTTCCACGGCGACTTCCGCCGCTGCCTGACCGAGCAGCACGTCTACCACCCGGTCGGCGGCTACTTCTTCGACGGCCCGCACGACTACGCCAGCCAGTACGACGCGCTGCGGCTGGTCGAGCCGCTGCTGGCCGACGAGGCGCTGGTGATCGTCGACGACTGGCGCCGCGCCGACGATTCGGGCTCCGAGGCCAAGGCGGCCAGCGAGGACTGGATGGCCAGGTCGACCCGCCGCTGGCGCACGCTGATGGAGCTGCCGGCGCGCTACAACGGCGACCAGGCGATGTGGTGGAACGGCCTCGGCGTGCTGTGGTGCTCCAAGTCATGA
- a CDS encoding type I secretion system permease/ATPase, producing MPLRSAILETRRLFAYAAVFSFFINLLILAPSIYMMQVFDRVMASRSNPTLFFLTVGVVGALLLMMVLEVLRSRLLVAAGVYIDRRMGEVIAGRVLAEAAQPLASQAQTALRDLSAVRTFLTGTGMYALFDAPWLPVYLALIFLFSPVLGWCSLAGALLLLAIGLFNEVLSRAALERMQTGTLTTHRFFDAALRNAEVVAALGMHGAVLARWRRHNLEVLRQQVGASFVVGFFASLTRFARQLLQVLMMGIGALLILDEHTSPGVMLAATFISARALAPVEQLIGSWSFLSEARNAYGRLRQFLTVDAVDPVDQVALPPPRGDVAVEQLVFTLGAGNRPVLRGISFMARAGEQIGIAGPSGSGKTTLARLLLGVWKPLAGTVRLDGADMAGLPREWLGRHVGYLPQDVELFAGTVGENIARLGAIDSDAVVRAAQRAGAHDMILRLPQGYETPLGEGGAGLSGGQRQRVALARALYGDPRLVVLDEPNSNLDAEGELALLECFAGLRRDGVTLLVIAHKPSLFQHFDKLLILRSGAVEAFDTVAAVAAQYSAPNPAESRA from the coding sequence ATGCCCCTGCGCAGCGCCATCCTGGAAACCCGCCGCCTGTTCGCCTACGCAGCGGTGTTCAGCTTCTTCATCAACCTGCTGATCCTCGCGCCGTCGATCTACATGATGCAGGTGTTCGACCGCGTCATGGCTTCGCGCAGCAATCCCACGCTGTTCTTCCTCACCGTCGGGGTGGTCGGCGCGCTGCTCTTGATGATGGTGCTCGAGGTGCTGCGCTCGCGCCTCCTGGTCGCCGCCGGCGTCTACATCGACCGCCGCATGGGCGAGGTGATCGCCGGCCGGGTGCTGGCCGAGGCCGCCCAGCCGCTGGCGAGCCAGGCCCAGACCGCGCTGCGCGACCTGAGCGCGGTGCGCACCTTCCTTACCGGCACCGGCATGTACGCGCTGTTCGACGCGCCCTGGCTGCCGGTCTACCTGGCGCTGATCTTCCTGTTCTCGCCGGTGCTGGGCTGGTGCTCGCTGGCCGGCGCATTGCTGCTGCTGGCGATCGGCCTGTTCAACGAAGTGCTCAGCCGCGCCGCGCTCGAGCGCATGCAGACCGGCACGCTCACCACCCACCGCTTCTTCGACGCCGCGCTGCGCAACGCCGAGGTGGTCGCCGCGCTCGGCATGCACGGCGCGGTGCTGGCGCGCTGGCGCCGCCACAACCTCGAGGTGCTGCGCCAGCAGGTCGGCGCCAGCTTCGTGGTCGGCTTCTTCGCCAGCCTCACCCGCTTCGCCCGCCAGCTGCTGCAGGTGCTGATGATGGGCATCGGCGCGCTGCTGATCCTCGACGAGCACACCTCGCCCGGCGTGATGCTGGCCGCCACCTTCATCTCGGCCCGCGCGCTGGCGCCGGTCGAGCAACTGATCGGCAGCTGGAGCTTCCTGTCGGAGGCGCGCAACGCCTACGGCCGGCTGCGCCAGTTCCTCACCGTCGACGCGGTCGATCCGGTCGACCAGGTGGCACTGCCGCCGCCGCGCGGCGACGTGGCGGTCGAGCAGCTGGTGTTCACGCTCGGCGCCGGCAACCGGCCGGTGCTGCGCGGCATCAGCTTCATGGCGCGGGCGGGCGAGCAGATCGGCATCGCCGGCCCCAGCGGTTCGGGCAAGACCACGCTGGCGCGGCTGCTGCTCGGCGTGTGGAAGCCGCTGGCCGGCACGGTGCGGCTCGACGGCGCCGACATGGCCGGCTTGCCGCGCGAATGGTTGGGCCGCCACGTCGGCTACCTGCCGCAGGACGTCGAGCTGTTCGCCGGCACGGTGGGCGAGAACATCGCCCGGCTCGGCGCGATCGATTCCGACGCGGTGGTGCGCGCCGCCCAGCGCGCCGGCGCGCACGACATGATCCTGCGGCTGCCGCAGGGCTACGAGACGCCGCTGGGCGAGGGCGGCGCCGGGCTGTCGGGCGGCCAGCGCCAGCGCGTCGCGCTGGCCCGCGCGCTGTACGGCGATCCGCGCCTGGTGGTGCTGGACGAGCCGAATTCCAATCTCGACGCCGAGGGCGAGCTGGCGCTGCTCGAATGCTTCGCCGGCCTGCGCCGCGACGGCGTCACGCTGCTGGTGATCGCGCACAAGCCCTCGCTGTTCCAGCATTTCGACAAGCTGCTGATCCTGCGCAGCGGCGCGGTCGAAGCCTTCGACACGGTGGCCGCGGTGGCGGCCCAGTATTCGGCGCCGAACCCGGCAGAGAGCAGGGCCTGA